Proteins encoded by one window of Antechinus flavipes isolate AdamAnt ecotype Samford, QLD, Australia chromosome 4, AdamAnt_v2, whole genome shotgun sequence:
- the LOC127563506 gene encoding guanylate-binding protein 4-like produces MRAGSAFVSILAWSLLTQVTVIPAVFMEAPICLVENSNDELKVNPKALQILTSIDKPVVVVAIVGLYRTGKSYLMNRLAGKNSGFSLGSTVQSETKGIWMWCLPHPSKQDHVLVLLDTEGLGDVEKGDPKNDSWIFALAVLLSSTFVYNSMNTINHQALEQMQYVTELTKLIKIKSSPNAVGEEESEEFVGFFPDFVWAVRDFTLELKIDGRPITSDEYLENALKLSKGKNPRVEMANLPRECIRKFFPRRKCFTFDRPTNDKSLLAHLEDVPESQLEASFRTQTDNFCSYIFSNAKPKTLSGGVMINGNRLGKLLETYVKTISSGDVPCLENAVLSLAQTENPAAVQKAAQHYVEQMALKVDFPTETLQDLLSVHTECEKEALSVFMKHSFKDDTHKYQKDLVQILETEKYGFIRQNEEVSTKYCETQLENLSWSLKEDISDGIFSVPGGYNIYRKEREEILNKYHQLSRKGLKADEVLQRFLESLAVTEDSILQTDQALTEQEKALQAEQIKREAVEKKNKLLQQEQVEMQQNMEAQQRSYEENMNQLKMKMEEDTNKLLEEKNMMLESKLKEQKQLMEEGFQKKAEEMEKTMEDLQTKIKVAEENKSNGFCQFLDALGTLLMALLPGAGKFVGLGLKSLGNLLS; encoded by the exons ATGAGAGCTGGGAGCGCATTTGTGAGCATTCTGGCCTGGAGCCTCCTGACGCAG GTGACCGTGATCCCAGCAGTGTTCATGGAAGCCCCCATATGTCTGGTAGAAAACAGTAATGATGAGTTGAAGGTAAACCCCAAAGCCCTTCAGATTCTAACTTCCATCGACAAACCAGTGGTGGTGGTAGCTATTGTTGGACTGTACCGTACTGGAAAGTCCTACCTGATGAACAGGTTGGCAGGAAAGAACTCAG GCTTCTCCCTGGGTTCTACTGTGCAGTCTGAGACAAAGGGTATCTGGATGTGGTGTCTCCCTCATCCCAGCAAACAGGACCATGTCTTAGTTCTGCTTGACACGGAGGGCCTTGGAGAtgtggaaaag GGTGATCCCAAGAATGACTCGTGGATCTTTGCCCTGGCCGTCCTGCTCAGCAGCACTTTTGTGTACAACAGCATGAACACCATCAACCACCAGGCCTTGGAACAGATGCA ATACGTGACAGAGCTGACCAAGCTAATCAAAATCAAATCCTCACCTAATGCTGTTGGAGAAGAGGAGTCTGAAGAGTTTGTGGGCTTCTTCCCAGACTTTGTGTGGGCAGTGCGGGATTTCACGCTGGAATTGAAGATAGATGGACGCCCCATTACCTCAGATGAGTACCTGGAAAATGCCTTGAAGCTTAGTAAAG GCAAAAACCCCAGAGTTGAAATGGCCAACCTTCCACGAGAGTGCATCAGAAAATTCTTTCCAAGAAGGAAATGTTTTACTTTTGACCGTCCAACCAATGATAAGTCACTCTTAGCCCATCTTGAAGATGTCCCAGAAAGCCAGCTGGAGGCTTCATTCAGGACTCAGACAGACAATTTTTGTTCTTACATCTTTTCCAATGCAAAACCCAAGACTCTTAGTGGGGGTGTCATGATCAATGGAAATC GGTTGGGAAAGCTGCTGGAGACCTATGTGAAGACAATCTCTAGTGGTGACGTTCCCTGCCTGGAGAATGCAGTGTTGTCTTTGGCTCAGACTGAGAATCCAGCTGCTGTGCAAAAAGCTGCACAGCATTATGTGGAGCAGATGGCCCTGAAGGTGGACTTTCCCACAGAGACTCTCCAGGACCTTCTAAGCGTGCATACAGAGTGTGAGAAGGAAGCTCTCTCAGTTTTCATGAAGCATTCTTTCAAGGATGACACACACAAGTACCAGAAAGACTTGGTG CAAATcttagaaactgaaaaatatggTTTCATACGTCAAAATGAAGAAGTATCAACCAAATACTGTGAAACTCAGCTTGAGAACCTCTCATGGTCCCTGAAAGAAGACATTTCTGATGGCATCTTTTCTGTGCCAGGGGGTTACAATATCtacaggaaagaaagagaagaaatattaaacaaGTATCATCAACTGTCCAGGAAAGGGCTAAAG GCAGATGAGGTCCTCCAAAGGTTTCTAGAGTCATTGGCAGTGACAGAAGATTCCATCCTGCAGACAGATCAAGCTCTCACTGAACAAGAGAAGGCCTTGCAAG CTGaacagattaaaagagaagcagttgagaaaaagaacaagttattGCAACAGGAACAAGTCGAAATGCAGCAAAATATGGAagctcagcagagaagttatGAAGAAAACATGAACCaattaaaaatgaagatggaGGAAGATACAAACAAActcctggaagaaaaaaatatgatgctGGAATCTAAGCTGAAG GAACAAAAGCAGCTGATGGAGGAAGGTTTTCAAAAGAAAGCTGAAGAGATGGAGAAAACGATGGAAGACCTACAAACAAAGATTAAGGTTGCTGAAGAGAACAAGTCCAACGGGTTCTGCCAGTTTTTAGATGCGCTTGGTACTCTGTTGATGGCCCTTTTACCTGGTGCCGGAAAATTCGTTGGCCTAGGGTTAAAGTCATTGGGCAATTTATTGTCATAA